The following coding sequences are from one Nodosilinea sp. FACHB-141 window:
- a CDS encoding GIY-YIG nuclease family protein yields MISLSQLSLLPKTSGIYLVLHQDGTVLYVGQSKNLYQRWNGGHHKLAQLVANYGNDIYIHWVEVPEWLLNRAESAAFDSYKPVLNLKSPPIV; encoded by the coding sequence ATAATCTCTCTTAGCCAGCTATCACTGCTGCCTAAAACAAGTGGCATCTACCTGGTTCTTCATCAGGATGGTACTGTTTTGTATGTTGGCCAGTCTAAAAACCTTTACCAGCGTTGGAATGGAGGCCATCATAAGCTTGCTCAACTTGTAGCCAATTATGGCAACGATATTTATATTCACTGGGTCGAAGTACCCGAATGGCTATTAAATCGTGCTGAAAGCGCAGCTTTTGATTCTTATAAACCTGTTCTCAATTTAAAGTCGCCTCCGATAGTATAG
- the ftsH3 gene encoding ATP-dependent zinc metalloprotease FtsH3, producing MNKRWRNAGLYALLVVVVIALATAIFDGSGPETQTWRYSQFLDAVQNNQIERVNISADRTRARFTDPEGNGQIIVNLPNDQELISTLETNNVDIVVMPQSDDSVWVRAFSTLLIPILLLGVLFFVLRRAQSGPGNQAMNFGKSKARVQMEPQTQVTFGDVAGIEQAKLELTEVVDFLKNADRFTAVGAKIPKGVLLVGPPGTGKTLLAKAVAGEAGVPFFSISGSEFVEMFVGVGASRVRDLFEQAKANAPCIVFIDEIDAVGRQRGAGLGGGNDEREQTLNQLLTEMDGFEGNTGIIIIAATNRPDVLDAALLRPGRFDRQVVVDRPDYAGRLEILNVHARGKTFSKDVDLQKIARRTPGFTGADLSNLLNEAAILAARRNLTEISMDEVNDAIDRVLAGPEKKDRVMSEKRKELVAYHEAGHALVGALMPDYDPVQKISIIPRGRAGGLTWFTPSEDRLESGLYSRSYLQNQMAVALGGRIAEEIIFGEEEVTTGASNDLQQVARVARQMVTRFGMSDKLGPVALGRQQGNMFLGRDIAAERDFSEETAATIDSEVRGLVDQAYTRAKQVLTNNRHVLDQLATMLVDKETVDSEELQQLLATNDVSMASIV from the coding sequence GTGAACAAACGGTGGAGAAATGCAGGTCTATATGCCCTGCTGGTCGTTGTAGTCATTGCCCTGGCGACCGCAATTTTTGATGGCTCTGGCCCTGAAACCCAGACCTGGCGCTATAGCCAGTTTTTAGACGCGGTGCAAAATAACCAGATCGAGCGCGTCAACATCAGCGCCGATCGCACCCGCGCTCGCTTCACAGACCCCGAGGGTAACGGTCAGATCATCGTTAACCTGCCCAACGACCAGGAGCTAATTAGCACCCTGGAAACCAACAACGTTGACATCGTTGTCATGCCCCAGAGCGACGACAGCGTCTGGGTTCGCGCCTTTAGCACCCTGCTGATTCCCATTTTGCTGCTGGGGGTGCTGTTCTTTGTGCTGCGCCGCGCCCAGAGTGGCCCTGGCAACCAGGCTATGAACTTTGGTAAGTCCAAAGCCCGCGTGCAGATGGAGCCTCAGACTCAAGTCACCTTTGGCGATGTAGCTGGCATTGAGCAGGCCAAGCTAGAGCTGACCGAAGTCGTTGACTTCCTCAAGAATGCCGATCGCTTCACCGCCGTCGGTGCCAAGATTCCCAAGGGCGTGCTGCTAGTTGGCCCTCCCGGTACCGGTAAAACCCTGCTGGCCAAAGCCGTAGCCGGTGAAGCGGGCGTGCCCTTCTTCTCCATCTCCGGTTCTGAGTTCGTCGAAATGTTTGTCGGTGTGGGTGCCTCCCGCGTCCGCGACCTGTTCGAGCAGGCCAAGGCCAACGCTCCCTGTATCGTGTTTATCGATGAGATTGACGCCGTTGGTCGTCAGCGGGGCGCAGGTCTCGGCGGCGGCAACGACGAGCGTGAGCAAACCCTCAACCAGCTGCTCACCGAGATGGATGGTTTCGAGGGCAACACCGGCATTATCATTATTGCCGCTACCAACCGCCCCGACGTGCTCGATGCGGCCCTGCTGCGCCCCGGTCGTTTTGACCGCCAGGTGGTGGTCGATCGCCCCGACTACGCCGGTCGCCTCGAAATTCTCAACGTCCACGCCCGCGGCAAGACCTTCTCTAAAGATGTCGATCTGCAAAAGATCGCTCGTCGTACCCCTGGCTTTACCGGGGCCGACCTGTCGAACCTGCTGAACGAGGCCGCTATTCTCGCCGCCCGCCGCAACTTGACCGAAATCTCCATGGATGAGGTTAACGATGCGATCGATCGCGTCCTCGCTGGCCCTGAGAAGAAAGACCGCGTCATGAGCGAAAAGCGCAAAGAGCTAGTCGCCTACCACGAAGCCGGTCACGCCCTAGTTGGTGCCCTCATGCCCGACTACGACCCCGTGCAGAAAATCAGCATCATCCCTCGCGGCCGCGCCGGTGGTCTAACCTGGTTTACCCCCAGCGAAGATCGCCTAGAGTCAGGACTTTACTCCCGCTCTTACCTGCAAAACCAGATGGCCGTAGCCCTCGGTGGCCGCATCGCTGAAGAGATCATCTTCGGTGAAGAGGAAGTCACCACCGGTGCCTCCAACGACCTCCAGCAGGTCGCCCGCGTTGCCCGTCAGATGGTGACCCGCTTCGGCATGAGCGACAAGCTCGGCCCCGTCGCCCTCGGTCGCCAACAGGGAAACATGTTCCTGGGTCGCGACATCGCCGCCGAGCGCGATTTCTCTGAGGAGACCGCCGCCACCATCGACTCCGAAGTGCGGGGTTTGGTTGACCAGGCCTACACCCGTGCCAAGCAGGTGCTGACCAACAACCGCCACGTGCTCGACCAACTGGCCACAATGCTGGTGGATAAGGAAACTGTGGATTCTGAAGAGCTGCAACAGCTGCTTGCCACCAACGATGTGAGCATGGCATCAATTGTGTAA
- a CDS encoding aminotransferase class IV produces MAYWFDGQLCQGSDIALAVNDPALIYGATVFTTLRIYDQSLDHPLTHWVAHQQRLVHGLTNFGWPSPDWGRVRQGAEALLEDHPVLRITCLPDGRELVTGRSLPSDLETMQTQGIAAWVARGEMFGRSQPAYKTGNYLGAWLALQAAQRHGAREAILVNALGQWLETSTGNLWGWANGQWHTPSLAAGLLPGIVRSHLMEHLRQQGEQVNQSPWPPGVIQRFEVLAHSNSGVQVVPIHTVLGDRSKLEVNPQHPALAALRAAFSEN; encoded by the coding sequence ATGGCCTACTGGTTCGACGGGCAGCTCTGCCAGGGGAGCGATATTGCCCTCGCCGTCAACGACCCCGCTCTCATCTACGGGGCCACGGTGTTCACCACCCTGCGAATTTATGACCAGAGCCTTGACCATCCCCTCACCCACTGGGTGGCTCACCAGCAGCGTCTAGTTCATGGCCTGACCAATTTTGGCTGGCCCAGCCCCGATTGGGGTAGGGTGCGGCAGGGGGCTGAGGCATTGTTAGAAGACCATCCCGTTTTGCGGATCACCTGCCTCCCCGACGGTCGCGAGCTGGTGACCGGGCGCAGTCTGCCCTCAGACCTAGAGACGATGCAGACCCAGGGCATTGCCGCCTGGGTGGCGCGGGGGGAGATGTTTGGGCGATCGCAGCCCGCCTACAAAACCGGCAACTACCTTGGGGCCTGGCTGGCCCTACAGGCTGCCCAGCGGCACGGTGCACGCGAGGCCATCCTAGTGAATGCCCTAGGCCAATGGCTAGAAACCAGCACCGGCAACCTTTGGGGCTGGGCCAACGGTCAGTGGCATACCCCCAGCTTGGCAGCCGGCCTATTACCGGGGATAGTTCGTTCCCATTTGATGGAACATTTACGGCAGCAAGGGGAACAGGTCAATCAATCCCCCTGGCCGCCGGGGGTGATTCAACGCTTTGAGGTGTTGGCCCATAGCAACTCAGGGGTGCAGGTAGTACCTATTCACACAGTTTTGGGCGATCGCAGTAAACTGGAGGTTAACCCACAGCACCCGGCCCTAGCGGCTTTGCGGGCTGCATTTAGCGAAAATTAA